The Sabethes cyaneus chromosome 1, idSabCyanKW18_F2, whole genome shotgun sequence DNA segment ccatgcgtctagtaactgacgagttccgggagtacaacttgcagactcataatatttatatggatttcaaggcggcatacgattcagtcaaacgaaatgagctgtgacagttaacgctaggacatggttttcccacaggactagttacgttgattcgtgtgacgctggatgagtaaaaattatgagtcagaatagcagatgagacctcacgtgctttttgattttgcggatgacgtcgatataccaaaatcaaaagtagagcagcgaaagaagcctttaggtcatttattgagaaattgggacttaccattaacaccgtcaaaacgaagtacatggcgtggaaatccaaatggtgttggtgtcgaagaggaactgaatatattttggtatgctcgtgatatgtgacagCGATGTAAGTCGTAAATtaaaacgactaattacaactgcgaattggcctttacgcaggcattacattttgtagctgaagtcccgtagcttgcaaattcgcgtaaaacagacgctctagagaacactaattctctcggtggccctttatggacatgaatcatggacgctaaaagaagctgatcgacgaatgcttggggttttagcgtaaaatttggcaaaatccagaatggagtgtagcgcagacgcatgaaccacgacctatcttaagaatgcaaatatgctgttataatgaagctagcacagtgtggcagtctgcgctggattggtcacgtgtctagaaggcccgacgaaagagtagccaaaattattttaagcagagaatcaagaagaggccgtagacttcggagtagacatcgcactgatatatgtgcgctatcgaggatgatgcacgttcagctggtgttcgaggggtttgaagaaaggtaggaccataattcattcggcgcaggatcgacaacggaccgtcgccactgaagtaaactgagtatggagcttaagccgacagttcaatacttataagtagtcaaataactgcagatgaaatactaattctccttttaaatactcagaattgaagctggtaatattttcggagcttggaccccaagctcaacttaaatgatttcatgaatcatggggtgCTGGGCCCCGAACATTCGTgattcatagaaaaagtttaattgaaaaagaaattttggtttaaagttcggggccccaacagtcccattcgaagctgaattttcaatcatcaaatcggttgatttcatgaatcatgggaccccaacaatcgaacattcgtgagtcatagaaaaagtttacttgaaatagaaattttggtttaaagttcggggccccaacaatcccatttgaagctgaatttttatttatcaaatcggttgatttcataaatcatggggtcCCAGCAATGGAACTTTCGTGAGttatagaaaaagtttacttgaaatagaaattttggtttgaagttcggggccccaacaatcccatttgaaactgaatttttatcatcaaatcggttgatttcataaatcatgaggccccagcaatcgaactttcgtgagtcatagaaaaagtttaattcaaaaagaaattttggtttaaagttcggggctccaacaatcccatttgaagctgaattttcaatcaacaaatcggttgatttcatgaatcatggggccccaggaattgaacattcgtgagtcgtagaaagagtttaactgaaataaaagttttggaaaatctcattttgtgtaacaacgaaatttttactggcccaccgggcatttgcccggttgcccggtgggccagtccgcccctgatcCCGATGCTTCGGTCATGGATGTGGCttgttgaatctgtccaagtctttcgttcagagagccaaggaacggGAGGGACTACATACGTACAAAATGcagtcacgggcccggaaactgtacacccagatgctgacgaagcctcattgtctcatcatggataatGAGACTTGCGTtcaggcggacttccggcagcttccggggctactgttcttcaccgacCGGCACAAGTTTGATGTACCGGAGGCAATAAGGaatcagaaactttcaaagtttccaagaaatagggcacgggagggtgtTTTCAGCCctttaagcgatggcatctattttttcggcctatggcctagttctagagAAAGAACagatggttttgacgttctttgaataaaaaatagtagattacttacagtcttgactCTTGAGGAAATagctataacatattaaaattgcatatcggcaaagtatttttattggcgaaagaagaggcaaatacgctaaatttagaaacctgctgaaaataccctcccgtaccctacatgatttggcaagcgatttaCACATCTACGATCttttggccggatctagcttcatgccactattcaaaggatgtcctagaGTGGCACGAAACCAACTAGGTTACTTTCGTGCCCAAGGACATGAAGCTTCAACGTGCCGGAACTAGGGCCCATAGGAATATACTGGGCTTTTATGAAGCAGGTACTACGGAAGCATTTCATGGAGGTTCAATCTGATGTAGACATgtagaaaaagtgggtttccgtacagaagttgctgcagccagatgttgaaCACAATCTTATGAgtagagttaagcgtaaggtgcgagcatacggttatgatattgaagttgaatgccAAAAGTTTATTGGATCTCAGATTAAGTGCGACGGAATCTATGACTGGGTTCTTTGCGAGATAAATGGCTTTGTTAAATATAGGAAGATTAGAACAATGTAACGTCCGTATAAATAGAATTTTGTTGTCTGAGATTGTTAGTTGCGTAATACAGATGGTCAAGTACGATCACTCGCTGTTTTATTCTGCCGAAAACTTGTCCCATTTCGCTATCCGTTGAAAGCTGGATAAGCACAGTGATAGTGCGTATCTTTCGTTCGTCTGCTGCTGGTTTTGCTTTTATCGGATTTGTGCTGTGCGAAATTGGTGAGCAGCAACAATGGGTTATATTTGATTATCTGAAGggttgaaaaggatcggtcaattaggtaattttctacagcgtttcttccgtgctGCAATTTTATGTTTACTTCTTTAGTGGGGGAGAGGAACTATTTTGTATATCTCGTAAACCATTAAATCAGGTCATGTTTTTTGTATCCCTTATATATTGCTAGTAACGCCAATACGTAAATATTTCCGGGATAAACCGCATCGAAGGAATCGTAGATATTGTTTGACGTTTGAAATACACGAATTCAAAGATGACATTGTTACTTAATGCTATTGATCGACATTTTTTATGCCACACTATTCTATACTATACAATATTTTGTCCGAATCCATACCTTGTGTTAGCGCTGCAATATTGAGCAACGTACCCAGTATTACTACCATTGGCCACTTTCGATTCAAAGCactcatttttgttatttttagcaCATTTGTAATTTACGAAACGATTCCTTATTTAACACTAAAGCACGCGACATAGAGCAAAAACAAATGGTATTGTTCTGTTTCCAAAGTGTAAGTTGTCAGACAAGCTATAATAACAAGATATACGCTGACGTTACTAACGTTATATTTTCAGTTCAACTTTACTGAGAGTTCATCAAAGCGCAAAGTATGTgtaatgtttttttaaatacccTACCCTTAGTGTAAAGTACAAATCGTATACATCCTGTTACTAATTCCACAACGCTTTAGAATTTTGCCAAGATAAACAAAGCAGAACGTTGCACCCGCGTTGATTCATtatgatattttatttttctcagGATGAGTTTGACAGGTGCGGCAATTTCGATGATATGAAGCTAGCTTTCGGTGGGACAATTATAAATTTATGAGTATTAATTTTTGCGTCTATGCTAATTGAATCTCGCTGAAAACCTTTTCGGCTCGTTCGTAAGTCGATTTTCGAGTGAGTACCGTGCAAAGTAGCTTTCCACAATATCTAGGTTGAAACGACAATGTTACCTATCAACATcgtttattcaaataacacaaataaTTTCCACTGTTAAAGCTTGTCTTCGTTTGCAGATAATATAATTACTGTAAAATTTCATTGGAACATTAAATATAATTTACAGCATCGATCCGATGATTTTCGCTCCAAATATTATAaatcattttaaataaaattgttaTATACAGTAAACAATTATCTTCATTAACCTAAATATCTGTTCAAGTTTGCGTTTGATCAATGTTCATCTGTCAATCTGTTCAATGCGTTTGATGCATTTACCAAATGTTGTGTTCCCGAGAAAACATATTATGACATATACTAGAACTCATGTAGTTAAATTGAAAGTGAACTAGGCTAAATTTGTGAAAATTAATGATAGGTTAAGACAGTAACGAACTACCATTCATCATGACTCAGTAGGGGGAATgttcccggttgtgaaacaggttttgtttttttggtcCTACTTTTTGATCGGATTACTCAATTTTGAATCTGTTTAAAGCATTTTAAAGATTGAAGACTTACGTACCTTTTTGCTAAGAACaccatatgggtcattccacacgAAGTGTCCGAGatccgtgtaatcgaccttcacggatttggaccaaattttgccagtttgttcgttttgggtcaggaagtaaaaatcgattaatgggagcacctccattttcaaggaaaatacccgtttttgtcaaaacctctaagccttgggaaatattaggttcagaaagacactatttccacattttcaaaggaaattacccaaggaattcgaaaaacatattatttttgagcaccattgctgccaaatattttgaaactcaatttgaaaactaaacttacatttttctctcaatgaacacAATttaatctcaaaaatttcaattacatcatgttttgcagattttttttacataagaatcacttatcgtcctgaggtattctttgccgatctcgagatacagcgtttAAAAGCAAGCAATTTCCCAATTTTCCTTTTGATATTTAGCTGAACTGCCACTGTCCGTACGCTGCGACCGGTCCGCAAATGCGACAAATTCATTCTtgaacaacctttttgacctctgcagttctaacactTCGTTTTCTTCCAGTTTTTTTTACGGTTTACAGCAGATCCCGtttcgacaaatctttttagtgtATGGTATACAAATCTTCTTGTTATgccgtgatgtttgaggtcGTAATAGTAccgcatgtagcaccgtttcacaatttatttattatcaacgaccgtaactctggtacgtgcactcagaacgagacacaatacgaaaatgaaactatgtcaagtaagacttaagtcatgatgccacaaacacatggtcttagtttgattgtattaattggatatgccgctgcaagcataaaatgatttttgttcgaatatatatgtgtcacactatGCGACACATAACATGAAACTATGCAACATGATAGGACGCAAAAATTTCCTAATACAGTGCTGCAAAAAAGGAATATTTCCTTCACACATTGTAAACTTACTCTAGTGCATCAATCCTCTCCTGGAGGATGGTAGTCCGTACACCAAGCAACTACAAAGACTAACAGAACGTTTTAAAAAGGACTCCTGAACATTGAGATGAAACATACCTTCCACTCAATTAAAATGTACaatcagcatcatacctcgaagccaactgggaggtagaTGCTCGATGAGTGGGTATGCGTTTTTGTCTCCTATTATTAACATTGTTACCAAAAAGTTTTGTAAATATATTAGTTTGAAATgtagaaaattattttattttcggaAATTTGTGCACCAATGTTATTTAAACTAAACAATAACATTTTTAAATATGTTTAATTTTATAAACTACTATTTCTGATGATTTGTGGAATATTAACATTCGTTAACAAATATTAACATTAACATTCTGTGAAATTAGAATGGGCCAACCGTTACTAGAATAGATAACGATGTTGAAATAACGGTCTACTGCAGGAAATAAATCGAACCAAAATCCCTCGTTGCGTTTCCAATGCCCACGTTTGCTCATTAGATAGATCATACACACACCTTCGACCGGTCGAAGCGTTCGAATACTTCCGGGAATCGATTTTATGTAGCTCTTGACGTTCATGGATGATTAACCTTGAATAAGTTAAGCTGGTAGTGGTTTACATCCAATGGATCTAAACTGTGTAGGTTTCGCATTGTTACAACAGTTCTCTATTGTGCGGCGTAAGTGGCGGACAAGCACAGTTTGTCCTTGTGGTACACGTTTACTAGTCTCGATACTAATGCCCAGGTTTCTTGGTTTTACCGCATTGTGTTtgttaaaatagtttttaaagaCGCGAAAATGCTAATAAAACTTTTACTAATTAGTCTCTGTACGGCCCTTGGTTACCTGCCGTGCCAGTGTGTACCGAGCGATCGGATTATTAAGCAGATCGGAACAGAGGACGATTTGTCATCAAGTCAGGACGAGCACGTGGCAGAATCTGAACACAGCTTAAACTATAGTATGTCATAAATTGGACCTGTTTTTCCATAATTAATTGGTTTGTTTCTACAGATTGTGATGAAAACGAAGAATGCATCTTGGCTGAGAGATGTCTAATAGAATCCATTGTAAAGACCAACGTTCGACAATGTTTAACGGCGTTCAGAACGGCTGGCGTGTGCTGCTTGCTGGATGAAAATCGATTATTACGTGGTCGAAATAAGCGCTCTATTCAATGTAAGAATTTCGACCAGGTATTTTTAAATGCATTACATGATGGTCGTCAGATGTATGCCAAAAAACTAGGAGGCTCCAAAATTCCCAGTGAAACGCTTCAGGACCAACAAAAGCCATATTCATCCTTCCATCAATTACTACAACCTGGGCATTACGCAGTAGAGGAGGAAGAAGATCAGCAAGCTGTCTATGAAAATGTATTCACTAGCAAACAATTTGCTGAAATGACCAATATGTCGATTGTAGAGCGACAGCTAGATAGATTCGAATCGATACCCAAGGATCACCAGAAACGTTGCATTCCCGCAGTTGAGTGCAATCCACACAATCGCTACCGTACCATTGACGGTACTTGCAACAATCCACACCCACAGCGGACCTCATGGGGTGCCGCAGGTCAACCGTTTAAAAAACTTCTCCCACCTGCTTACGAGGATGGTATTTGGGCACCAAGGTAAGTGAAAATGTTTCAGTGGCTACTGTCCTTTACTCTTACAGTCTCAGAGTAGCTCTAAAAGTAAACTATCAAACTATAGGTTTTGAGGTTAATGTATGTTGCTCTactcaattaaaattaaaatcgttcAAGCTGGTATATCTGGTGGCCTAGCTTGTTGTTCAATATTTATTTAGTGGTAATTTCCTTGTTATAGGTTACATTCAGTCAGCGGAAGGTTGTTGGCTAGCCCAAGGACAATCTGTGCCACTATACTACACGACGTTGATCGACCGGATCCTCATTTGAATCTTCTACTGATGCAATTTGGTCAGTTCATTGTTCATGATTTCTCCAGAAGTTCCAGTATTAGAATGGGTAATtagaaaacaaattaaaaaaccATACGCGTCAACTGAATTTTACATTTCTTCTAGGAAACGAGGAGATTCAATGCTGTGCGCCAGATGGTTCACGAGCGCTAGATCAAGCTCACTTCGCTTGCTTACCGATCGACGTTAGTCCTAATGATCCATTTTACGCGAGGTTTGGCGTTCGTTGTCTAAATTTCGTTCGGCTTGCCTTGGCCAGCGAGGGCCACTGTCGAATGGGATACGCAAAACAGGTCAACAAGGTGACACACTTCATTGACGCATCCACGGTTTATGGTTCCAATGAGGACCTAGCCGCTTCCCTTCGAACCTTTCAGAAGGGACAGCTTAGAAATTCTTTCCCAGTAGGGATTGAAATGTTACCATTTAATCAAAACCCGGGTGTATGTGAACCATGGGCAAAAGTTTGCTTCGAAGCAGGAGATGATCGGTCGAATCAAATCATTTCGTTAGTTCAAGTTCACACTCTATTCTTGAGAGAGCATAACCGCATAGCTAATATTTTAAGCCAAGTAAATCCTAGCTGGAATGATGAAATACTGTACCAAGAGGCACGCAAAATCGTTATTGCCGAAATTCAGTATATTGTTTACAATGAGTATCTGCCGATAATATTAGGGGTAACAAAAGCAAAGCAATATGGATTGGTGGACGACATACGTGGCCATAGTAAGCTGTACAATGATAACGTGGAACCAAGCGTACTGACCGAAGTAAGCGCGGCAGCATTCCGCTTTGGCCATTCCACTGTAGATGGCCATCTTCATATCCAACATCGGCATTCTCGAGCAGAAGATATTCCTATTCATACAGTGTTCAACGATCCTTCGAGATTACTTCATCCCACCAGCTTCGATGATTACATGTTTTCCCTTGGGAGCCAAGCACAGCAGCAATTGGATGAATTCGTTACTACTGGACTGGCAGGATTACTTTTTGCAGGTCGTGCTCCTTTTGGTTCTGATTTACCCTCTCTAAATGTTCAACGAGGTCGCGATCATGCCGTTCGTCCCTACAATGATTACCGTGCATGGGCTGGCTTACCCAAAATTCGCAGTTTCCATGACCTTGGTCCCATTGGCAGTGAGTTTGCCAAGGTCTATGAATCTCCTGATGACATTGATCTTTGGATTGGAGGTCTTTTGGAAACTGCACTGTCGGATGGACTGGTAGGACAAACATTTGCTCACTTGATTGCGGAGCAGTTTGCTAGTCTTAAATACGGTGATCGTTACTATTACGCCAACAGTCCAGAAATCAACCCGGGCGCCTTCACCTTACATCAATTGAAGCAAATCCAGCAGATAAGTTTGGCTAGTGTGATTTGTGCCAACATTGACCAGCGTAGAGATTTTTATCAAGCTCCGCGTGCCTTTTTGAAGTCTGGGCCACATAATCTGCCTCGTCCATGCAATCAGTATCACCGTTTAGATTTTGATGCTTGGAGGCATTAATTTTAAAGTGGAGTAAGAATTTTTGCATGCCCGTACAGTTTAGCTGCACATTGTTGTACTCATTCGTGTGTAACAGTATCATTTATTTTCTTTGTTTGTATCAACCTATtgtgaaattacaataaaatttaaaatcttcGTTTACAAGAAATTGTTTGTTTAATAAACAGCAATGACAATCGTCAAGTAATCAAGAAATATTCGTCACATTCAACGTAGTTTAATTGCTGTGTTTATTCCAGATTCAAGCGGTTCGGTGATTGCAGTGATGCGCGTACATCTTGCTAGCGTTATCTTACTAGTAGAATAAAAATTGCTCGACATCGTTCGAGAATGTTGGTCTGTGATTCCCCAATAAATAAGCCgttaaaactttttaaatttaaaatccgTTTCACTTTGAAAATGTGCTTATAATTGGGAAAACGTTCGTCAAAAGAGCTCCATTGAGAGGTAAGTATACatatattgaaaaattataataaaatttttatttttgattcagtttcttgacatattatttatattgttttatgttaCGTGTAACATAACACTGtaatagttttcacattttactAATTCATATTTCAGATAGTATTGACgatattaattattttcgatacGTAAACAAATATCACtctatattttcaaaaatattcgaattacaATATGAATTAGTGCATATTCGATAAGACAGCTTCAAACGCTACACGTGTCAATATTAATCGTTCATGGCAGGTGTATGAAGCCAATTTATTTAATCAATTTAGCTTCTCGCTCTAGTTAGAATTAATTTCAGAAGCAAAATATGAATCGATCAGAGCAAACGAAAGCTAATCCCCTCGTGTCTGGTACATGACAAAAACTACAAGTACAGTCTCATTACTCGCTCATTACTCAATAACATGAAAAATAACAGTGGAGATGGAACAGTGAAAGAGATATGGACACTTTCTGCCTTTCTCTCATGCTCGTTTTGGTATTAGTATAGATAAGGTACGGCTTTAGATTTTCAGCCTACTTCTATTTTGGGTCTatcgtctgttttacgcatcctAGGGGAAAAATTATTACTAATTCTTACCAATatacgtgctgctcgagccaaaaatGCTGATACTAATATGCAACACTACAATGATTGCACATTCGTTTCATGGTTGGCGTTTCAAATTGGCTCTTCAGGTTCAGGTAAGATGAAAACAGAGTAGGTGCAAAAATTAGAAACATGCCCAAAATACCATCCAATACCCTACGTAGTAAAACTTAAACCGCTTTAACGAATCACTGTGACATTTACAAAGTAgcattttactattttttttctcttcaatacAGGGTTGCTTTACTCAGGTACGCTAACTTACGCATATTCAAGTGCAGTGCCtcatagaagcaaaatctgtgAAATACATGTATGAAGCATTTGTATAGCTGaatgtaatctacaatttttctgaacagagtattgctttattttttccatttatagTAGAAACGGCCTTTAAAccttattatataaatagaatgtTTGCTCGCGTTAAGGATAAAGTTGCAACACTATTACGGCGTGAATACAATAAATAATGGAGTACTCAGTTCAGAAATattgtagattgcattcagctccacaaatgtttcatacatgacttttaccgaatttgcttctataaggcaATACAGTTGGCTGAGCACAAGTGGGTGTATTTGAGCGCACCAAATCTGCTTTAAAACAatattctccatagtttctccatcccatatggttttcttccaaaacatggaagggcttacattaataaatacaatcctgatgtaaaaatattttttttttttgtaaattacatccgggatatttctgctgctttatgtCGAAAACCAACTTTCAAGATTATTCGACAAGTATTGCATAAAAACGTAacgtgatggacaatttttattattttttctgaattcagtggacaaaaatTTATAAGAATATTTTGGGTTtgagatattcatcatgcaggaggagaaatgaaagCAATCACGTGCGGTCACTTGCAGAATCTATCAGCGTCGGCTCGGGAGCTGGCGGGACTGACGGATTATTCTAAAAGAGCTGTGGTGTGAATAAATTGAGgggtgcaaggaaactctcaAGATTGTCCGCGAGGCGTAGGTCAGACGTTGAAGTTGACTGTCAACTGCGGTTGAATCATTTCTTCATCatgaatttcttggcaaactttgaaagtttctgcttccttattacctctggaacatcaaacttgtgctgggcggtaaaGAATAGCagtcccggaagctgccggaagtctcATCCATGATGACGGCCTAATGTGtacgaataaaacagtttataataagcggaagagaggagacatgaAGAGAATCTCTGATTTGTACATAGGACTAGAAAATTACGTTAAGCGCGTTAGTataagtttattgcaagctggagttatgataatcaaacaatcggttcttttaaggaccacgcaacaattgaagagtttattatattttcttgtccagttaatacgataataacacaggcaacgagggaaaagctgAATTTTTCGTCTTtacggacgaccaacaaatggcgggaataagttttctggccacggacgacattttctaccacttccaaaacgtctgcagcttgtaaatcagtgttcttcttttgtaagccacagaaaagttttgcgtaaaattttcagctttctGAACActagcgcgtaccgtctaccgattaccagaggaaaagcactattcaacgtagaaacagatcctGAAAACTGATTTACttcaattcatagaaataacacctaaatctgttgaggattgaacgtatacaatgttcctactttgataaacgttacgtacaacgcatgtagcatgcatgcatgaagaattgtattattacatacatggatacatcgtACTATCGCTAcacagagacttacgtagttcaacacacttaaaaaactcggcaaaatttgccgagattttggACAGctgagcgttcggtaaaaatttcggttttgcaaatcgacgtttacggatctttactaacgtttggcatcacaaaaaattttaccgaacgctcggctgtccaactctgcaaaatttagccgacttcggcgctTTTTTTATGTGtgtacgtcacctatgcggtcgtgtctacacaacccctctgatttttagtcACTGGGATGTGGCAGCGATCGAAGCGTTGGGATTCCGCTtcaacgctttcacgacacgcttatgattctgatcactaatagaacgtCTATTCTAACCGCTTTTcttcttccgttcgatgctcagggTTTCATGGTAACGTtgaatcacacgactcaccgttgactagACGATTTCGAGTTGTTTTCCGTTGTCCCGATGCgcaagttgaggattttccaggtgcttgcgtaaAATCAATTCACAACGTTGCTTTGCGGgtaacgccattttttccaattttcgaaaaactgacagcgataaaaatacagcgcAAACGATACACTCTAACCtatttctacccaaattttcaagagaaaatgcccaatgggtaattttccacagcgttttttccgtgatgtaatttgatgtgggacaccctgtaaccctttataagaccgtggcaattattttgccaccaacgaaaaatatttgttttgcgtctataatgacatctatataattatagaagcaaaataaaaaatttttgttggtggcaatatagttgccactgccttataaagggttaatgtGATTGAGGGCTTAGTGTCAGTTCATCCTGATTGATTAGTGTTTTAGCGACCAAACTAAAATATTcgaaagaataaataaaaagtTGTCAGCAGTTTCTGTAGtagtgcagcatatgcgcaataaatttatacaattttatcgtgcatattggaatgatGTGTTAGtgggcttgccgtcctaagataaAGCATGATGAACAAAGTTTGTCCAATTTACTCGGCTGTGGTCTACCGCTATgtaattccttggacaccgagtactcttcgCCAGCTCTTgcttcacctggtctaaccgtcttgctcgctgcgctcctggttgtCTTTTtcttaccggatttgaggcgaacaccatctttgcagggtagttgtccggcattcttgcaacatgccctgcccatcgtatccgtccagctttagccatcttttgaatacactcaaatctcgttttacgtccactattggggggacgtaaatcaaatcggtcgtaaaaaagtggacgttaattcaaatttcggacgtaaaacgagaggacgttaattcaaattttggacgtaaaacgagaggacgttaattcaaattttggacgtaaaacgagaggacgttaattcaagttttggacgtaaaaaaagaagaCGTCAATAattggaataactcgtgatcctgaccgtatagaacgttggtgtcttcgtcatagttgtttagcagatcaagggtttttcgtcggattgtatgTATTatggaat contains these protein-coding regions:
- the LOC128745773 gene encoding chorion peroxidase-like, encoding MLIKLLLISLCTALGYLPCQCVPSDRIIKQIGTEDDLSSSQDEHVAESEHSLNYNCDENEECILAERCLIESIVKTNVRQCLTAFRTAGVCCLLDENRLLRGRNKRSIQCKNFDQVFLNALHDGRQMYAKKLGGSKIPSETLQDQQKPYSSFHQLLQPGHYAVEEEEDQQAVYENVFTSKQFAEMTNMSIVERQLDRFESIPKDHQKRCIPAVECNPHNRYRTIDGTCNNPHPQRTSWGAAGQPFKKLLPPAYEDGIWAPRLHSVSGRLLASPRTICATILHDVDRPDPHLNLLLMQFGQFIVHDFSRSSSIRMGNEEIQCCAPDGSRALDQAHFACLPIDVSPNDPFYARFGVRCLNFVRLALASEGHCRMGYAKQVNKVTHFIDASTVYGSNEDLAASLRTFQKGQLRNSFPVGIEMLPFNQNPGVCEPWAKVCFEAGDDRSNQIISLVQVHTLFLREHNRIANILSQVNPSWNDEILYQEARKIVIAEIQYIVYNEYLPIILGVTKAKQYGLVDDIRGHSKLYNDNVEPSVLTEVSAAAFRFGHSTVDGHLHIQHRHSRAEDIPIHTVFNDPSRLLHPTSFDDYMFSLGSQAQQQLDEFVTTGLAGLLFAGRAPFGSDLPSLNVQRGRDHAVRPYNDYRAWAGLPKIRSFHDLGPIGSEFAKVYESPDDIDLWIGGLLETALSDGLVGQTFAHLIAEQFASLKYGDRYYYANSPEINPGAFTLHQLKQIQQISLASVICANIDQRRDFYQAPRAFLKSGPHNLPRPCNQYHRLDFDAWRH